Proteins found in one Pseudomonas sp. P8_241 genomic segment:
- a CDS encoding terminase small subunit: MERPKKRRFTDKMESFCLAYIETGNASEAYRRTYNVTKMAEKTVQREGWNLFQRPQVQERLAELREAVMDRHQITVDTLLLELEEARKAALSAETPQTSAAVSATMGKAKLLGLDKKIVEITGKNGGAIETKSQVTVDKKTLESVLDRL, translated from the coding sequence ATGGAAAGGCCAAAAAAGCGTCGATTCACCGACAAGATGGAGTCGTTTTGCCTCGCTTATATTGAGACTGGCAACGCTTCCGAGGCCTACCGTCGCACCTACAACGTCACCAAGATGGCGGAAAAGACCGTGCAGCGCGAGGGCTGGAACCTGTTTCAGCGGCCTCAGGTGCAGGAACGGCTCGCCGAGTTAAGGGAAGCTGTCATGGACCGACACCAGATCACCGTCGATACGCTGCTGTTGGAGCTGGAAGAGGCGCGGAAGGCTGCTCTCTCGGCTGAAACCCCTCAAACCTCGGCAGCTGTCTCGGCCACCATGGGCAAAGCCAAGCTGCTGGGCCTGGACAAGAAGATCGTCGAAATCACTGGCAAGAATGGCGGCGCTATCGAAACGAAGTCGCAAGTCACGGTGGACAAAAAGACTCTCGAATCTGTGCTTGATCGCCTATGA
- a CDS encoding site-specific integrase — protein sequence MAYYEKRGDAWRAQIRRKGYPTLSATFDTKAEAQRWAAEIEGDMSRSRFVDTREAESTTLEDALTRYLNEVSKTKKGEKQEKVRAEKWKKSEYGAKSLATIRSSDMAAYRDAQLKSGKSTATVRLDLALISHLYTVASKDSGIDGLKNPCTAIRMPKGNKQRERRPTAKELKNIYKHAGEINAELPVIIELAVETAMRRSELVMLRKDQIRGRVAFLEDTKNGERRSVPLSTRAVELLEGLPTPIDGGRYFHLKMDSVSNYFALACEAAEIKDLRLHDMRHEATSRLFERGLSLMEVASITGHKTLAMLKRYTHLSPHDLAEKLG from the coding sequence ATGGCCTATTACGAAAAACGCGGTGACGCCTGGCGAGCCCAGATCCGTCGCAAAGGATACCCGACACTTTCAGCCACCTTCGACACAAAGGCAGAAGCTCAGCGATGGGCTGCCGAGATCGAGGGCGATATGTCTCGCTCGCGATTTGTCGACACCCGGGAGGCGGAAAGCACCACGCTCGAAGACGCTCTGACGCGATACCTGAATGAGGTCAGCAAGACCAAGAAGGGCGAGAAGCAGGAAAAGGTCCGCGCCGAAAAGTGGAAGAAGTCGGAGTACGGCGCCAAATCGCTGGCGACCATCCGCTCCAGCGACATGGCCGCATACCGTGACGCCCAATTGAAGTCGGGGAAATCAACTGCCACTGTTCGGTTGGATCTCGCGCTGATCAGCCATCTATATACAGTTGCGTCGAAGGACTCGGGTATCGATGGACTGAAGAACCCGTGCACAGCTATCCGCATGCCGAAGGGCAACAAGCAGCGAGAGCGCCGACCAACGGCCAAAGAGCTGAAGAACATCTATAAGCATGCCGGCGAGATCAATGCCGAGCTGCCAGTCATCATCGAACTGGCCGTGGAGACGGCAATGCGCCGATCGGAGCTGGTAATGCTCCGGAAGGATCAGATCAGGGGAAGAGTTGCATTCCTCGAAGACACGAAGAACGGCGAGCGCCGGTCCGTCCCGCTATCAACGCGGGCGGTGGAACTCTTGGAGGGATTGCCGACGCCAATTGACGGCGGCAGGTACTTTCATTTGAAAATGGACAGCGTCAGCAACTATTTCGCGCTGGCCTGTGAAGCGGCAGAGATAAAAGACCTCCGCCTTCACGATATGCGTCACGAAGCAACCAGCCGCCTGTTCGAGCGCGGCCTTTCCTTGATGGAGGTGGCGAGTATCACCGGGCACAAGACCCTGGCGATGCTCAAGCGGTACACCCACCTTTCCCCGCACGACTTGGCCGAGAAGCTGGGGTAA
- the purC gene encoding phosphoribosylaminoimidazolesuccinocarboxamide synthase encodes MEKREELYRGKAKSVYKTDDANRLILLFRNDTSAFDGKRIEQLDRKGMVNNKFNAFIMQKLEAAGVPTQFDKLLGDNECLVKKLDMIPVECVVRNYAAGSLVKRLGVEEGMKLNPYTFELFLKDDAKGDPFINESHVVAFGWGTAEQLVRMKELSLKVNEVLSKLFDDAGLLLVDFKLEFGVFHDGSIVLGDEFSPDGCRLWDKATGKKMDKDRFRQGLGDVIEAYEEVANRLGVPL; translated from the coding sequence ATGGAAAAACGTGAAGAACTCTACCGCGGCAAAGCCAAATCGGTTTACAAGACCGATGACGCTAACCGCTTGATCCTGCTGTTTCGCAACGACACCTCGGCGTTCGACGGCAAGCGCATCGAGCAGCTCGACCGCAAAGGCATGGTGAACAACAAGTTCAACGCCTTCATCATGCAGAAACTCGAAGCGGCCGGCGTACCGACCCAATTCGACAAGCTGCTGGGCGACAACGAATGCCTGGTCAAGAAGCTGGACATGATTCCGGTCGAATGCGTCGTGCGTAACTATGCCGCCGGCAGCCTGGTCAAGCGTCTGGGCGTGGAAGAGGGCATGAAGCTCAACCCTTACACCTTCGAACTGTTCCTCAAGGACGACGCCAAGGGCGACCCGTTCATCAACGAATCCCACGTCGTGGCTTTCGGTTGGGGCACGGCTGAGCAATTGGTTCGCATGAAAGAATTGTCGCTCAAGGTCAACGAAGTGCTGAGCAAGCTGTTCGACGACGCTGGCCTGCTGCTGGTCGACTTCAAACTTGAGTTCGGCGTATTCCACGACGGCAGCATCGTCCTGGGTGACGAATTCAGCCCGGACGGCTGCCGCCTGTGGGACAAGGCTACCGGCAAGAAAATGGACAAGGACCGATTCCGTCAGGGCCTTGGTGACGTCATCGAAGCCTACGAAGAAGTCGCCAATCGTCTGGGCGTACCGCTTTAA
- a CDS encoding MBL fold metallo-hydrolase, with protein sequence MRFAVLGSGSQGNGTLIASADTYVLVDCGFSLRETEKRLLRLGVNPAQLSAILVTHEHADHVHGVGLLSRRYNLPVYLSRGTLRGMRKPIEPAGLLAGGEQLQIGDLSIGVIAVAHDAQEPTQYVFSDGERRFGLLTDLGSYCDKVLEGYRDLDALMIESNHCRDMLARGHYPYFLKQRVGGELGHLNNHQAAFLVSELGWQGLQHLVLAHLSSKNNLPQLARQCFVDTLGCDPDWLQLADQDSGLDWRHIA encoded by the coding sequence ATGCGTTTTGCCGTTCTCGGCAGCGGTAGCCAAGGGAACGGCACGCTGATAGCCAGCGCTGATACGTACGTGCTGGTAGATTGTGGTTTCTCCCTGCGGGAAACCGAAAAACGCTTGCTGCGCCTGGGTGTGAACCCGGCGCAGTTGAGCGCGATACTCGTGACCCACGAACATGCCGACCACGTGCATGGCGTGGGTTTGCTGTCTCGGCGTTACAATCTGCCTGTCTACCTCAGTCGCGGAACCCTGCGCGGGATGCGCAAACCGATTGAGCCTGCGGGCCTTCTGGCAGGCGGCGAGCAGCTGCAAATCGGTGACTTGAGCATTGGTGTCATCGCCGTGGCCCACGATGCGCAAGAGCCGACGCAATACGTGTTCAGTGATGGTGAGCGGCGCTTCGGCCTGTTGACCGACCTGGGGTCCTATTGTGACAAGGTGCTGGAGGGCTATCGGGACCTCGATGCATTGATGATCGAGTCCAATCATTGCCGTGACATGCTGGCTCGGGGTCATTATCCGTACTTTCTCAAGCAGCGGGTTGGCGGTGAGCTGGGACATTTGAATAACCACCAGGCGGCATTCCTGGTGTCCGAGTTGGGCTGGCAAGGCCTGCAACACCTGGTCCTGGCCCATCTGAGCAGCAAGAACAACCTGCCGCAGCTGGCCCGGCAATGTTTTGTCGACACCCTCGGGTGCGACCCGGACTGGCTGCAACTGGCCGATCAAGATTCAGGGCTCGACTGGCGACATATCGCCTAG
- the bamC gene encoding outer membrane protein assembly factor BamC, with translation MKRMAGLSALALIISSTSGCGWVWGPEGYFRDRGSDYLEAQQTAPMQLPPDITSAKRLDPLLPIPRNVADDTVKGEYIVPRPQPLTAAANASAYSLQKSGDSRSILAQNPPAEVWPVAVQFFQDNGYRLDEQRPQTGEFTTTWQHSDELSAAMAKRLSAAGVSTDSETRVRVRIEPGVQRNTSEVYVVSAERPAGSTADVDFTNRSVNTGLDAALVDDMLASMSRISEKGGSVSMLASRDFDAPSRVSLSEDGSGNPVLNVGTDLDRAWSSVGRALEQGEWRVEDINRSLGLYYINLAEKAEKKDDKPGFFSSLFGSAPNKEEVEARAERYQVRLSKVGENIQVTVEKNINTVAPADVARKVLSVIQDNLG, from the coding sequence ATGAAGCGAATGGCCGGACTTTCCGCACTTGCCTTGATCATCTCCAGCACGAGTGGCTGTGGATGGGTCTGGGGCCCGGAAGGTTATTTCCGTGACCGTGGTAGCGACTACCTGGAAGCGCAACAGACTGCACCGATGCAATTGCCGCCGGACATCACCTCCGCCAAGCGTCTGGACCCGTTGCTGCCGATCCCGCGCAACGTAGCCGATGACACCGTCAAGGGTGAATACATCGTTCCTCGACCGCAACCGTTGACGGCGGCGGCTAACGCCAGTGCGTATTCCTTGCAGAAGAGCGGTGACTCGCGCTCGATCCTGGCGCAAAACCCGCCGGCCGAAGTCTGGCCCGTGGCCGTTCAGTTCTTCCAGGACAATGGGTACCGCCTGGATGAGCAGCGTCCGCAAACCGGCGAATTCACTACCACCTGGCAACATTCCGATGAACTGTCGGCAGCCATGGCCAAGCGTCTGAGTGCGGCCGGTGTCAGCACCGACAGCGAAACCCGAGTGCGCGTGCGCATCGAGCCGGGCGTGCAACGCAACACCAGTGAAGTCTATGTGGTCAGCGCCGAGCGGCCCGCCGGCAGCACCGCCGACGTCGATTTCACCAACCGTTCGGTCAATACCGGTCTGGACGCGGCCCTGGTCGACGACATGCTCGCGAGCATGAGCCGCATCTCGGAGAAGGGCGGTTCGGTTTCCATGCTGGCTTCGCGAGATTTCGATGCGCCTAGCCGTGTGAGCCTGAGCGAGGACGGCAGCGGTAACCCGGTGCTGAACGTCGGTACCGATCTGGATCGTGCCTGGTCGAGTGTCGGTCGTGCGCTGGAACAGGGTGAATGGCGCGTTGAAGACATCAACCGCAGCCTGGGCCTGTACTACATCAACCTGGCGGAAAAAGCCGAGAAGAAAGACGACAAGCCTGGCTTCTTCAGCAGCTTGTTCGGCAGCGCGCCGAACAAGGAAGAAGTTGAAGCCCGTGCCGAGCGTTATCAGGTTCGCCTGAGCAAGGTCGGCGAGAACATCCAGGTTACCGTCGAGAAAAACATCAACACCGTCGCGCCTGCTGATGTAGCGCGCAAAGTGTTGAGCGTGATTCAGGACAATTTGGGCTGA
- the dapA gene encoding 4-hydroxy-tetrahydrodipicolinate synthase produces the protein MIAGSMVALVTPMDAQGRLDWDSLSKLVDFHLENGTHAIVAVGTTGESATLDVNEHIEVIRAVVKQVNGRIPVIAGTGANSTREAVELTRNAKEAGADACLLVVPYYNKPTQEGLYLHFKHIAESVDIPQILYNVPGRTSCDMQAETVIRLSTVPNIIGIKEATGDLKRAKAILDGVSKDFIVLSGDDPTAVELILLGGKGNISVTANVAPREMADLCEAALKGDAETARAINEKLMPLHKDLFIEANPIPVKWALVEMGLMHEGIRLPLTWLSAPCHETLRTALRQCSVLV, from the coding sequence ATGATTGCGGGCAGTATGGTGGCACTGGTCACACCCATGGATGCACAAGGGCGTCTTGACTGGGACAGCCTCAGCAAACTCGTGGACTTCCACCTTGAAAACGGCACCCATGCCATTGTTGCCGTCGGCACTACCGGCGAATCGGCAACCCTCGATGTAAACGAACATATCGAAGTCATCCGTGCCGTGGTCAAGCAAGTCAACGGCCGTATCCCGGTAATTGCCGGTACCGGCGCCAACTCGACCCGCGAAGCTGTCGAGTTGACCCGTAACGCCAAAGAGGCCGGCGCCGACGCCTGCCTGCTGGTCGTACCGTATTACAACAAGCCGACCCAGGAAGGCCTGTACCTGCATTTCAAGCACATTGCCGAATCCGTCGATATCCCGCAGATCCTCTACAACGTGCCTGGCCGTACCTCCTGCGACATGCAGGCGGAGACCGTGATCCGTCTTTCCACCGTGCCAAACATCATCGGCATCAAGGAAGCGACTGGCGACCTGAAGCGTGCGAAGGCCATCCTTGATGGCGTAAGCAAGGATTTCATCGTGTTGTCCGGTGATGATCCGACCGCGGTTGAGCTGATCCTGCTGGGTGGCAAGGGCAACATTTCCGTTACCGCCAACGTCGCTCCGCGCGAAATGGCAGACCTGTGCGAGGCCGCGCTCAAGGGTGACGCCGAGACTGCACGCGCCATCAACGAAAAACTGATGCCGTTGCACAAGGACCTGTTCATCGAGGCCAACCCGATTCCGGTGAAGTGGGCCTTGGTCGAAATGGGCCTGATGCACGAAGGCATTCGCTTGCCGCTGACCTGGCTGAGCGCACCCTGTCATGAAACGCTTCGCACGGCCCTGCGCCAGTGCAGCGTCCTGGTTTAA
- a CDS encoding glycine cleavage system protein R: MSTPTVREQFLVISALGANPMELTNVLCRASHENRCAVVTSRLTRHGECSALVLEITGSWDALARLEGSLPILAKRHAFTVNVVRSAALENRPQALPYVAYVSSAYRSDIINELCQFFTDHNVELENLTCDTYQAPQTGGTMLNATFTVTLPAGVQISWLRDQFLDFADALNLDALIEPWRPQNPM, from the coding sequence ATGTCCACCCCCACAGTTCGCGAACAATTCCTTGTCATCAGTGCCCTCGGCGCCAACCCCATGGAGCTGACCAACGTCCTGTGCCGCGCCAGCCATGAAAACCGCTGCGCCGTGGTCACCTCCCGGCTGACCCGTCACGGCGAATGCAGTGCACTCGTACTGGAAATCACCGGCAGTTGGGATGCACTGGCACGCCTTGAAGGCAGCCTCCCCATCCTGGCCAAGCGACACGCATTCACCGTCAACGTGGTGCGCAGCGCCGCCCTGGAAAACCGCCCGCAAGCCCTGCCGTACGTCGCTTACGTCAGCTCGGCCTACCGCTCGGACATCATCAACGAGCTCTGCCAGTTCTTCACCGACCACAACGTCGAACTGGAAAACCTGACCTGCGATACCTATCAGGCACCGCAAACCGGCGGCACCATGCTCAATGCCACGTTTACCGTGACCCTGCCGGCGGGTGTGCAGATCAGCTGGCTGCGTGATCAATTCCTGGACTTCGCTGACGCGTTGAACCTTGATGCCCTGATCGAGCCGTGGCGCCCACAGAACCCAATGTAA
- a CDS encoding peroxiredoxin produces MAVAIDQPVADFEAPATSGQTVSLSGLKGKQVVLYFYPKDSTPGCTTQGQGFRDQLDAFKAANTEVFGVSRDSLKSHENFKTKQAFTFELISDKEEALCQLFDVIKLKKLYGKEYMGVDRSTFLIDKDGVLRQEWRGVKVPGHVDAVLAAAQALNKA; encoded by the coding sequence ATGGCCGTTGCCATCGACCAACCGGTTGCCGATTTCGAAGCGCCCGCGACCAGCGGGCAGACCGTCAGCCTCTCGGGTCTGAAGGGCAAGCAGGTGGTGCTCTATTTCTATCCGAAGGACAGCACGCCAGGCTGCACCACTCAGGGCCAGGGCTTCAGGGATCAACTGGACGCTTTCAAAGCGGCTAACACCGAAGTGTTCGGCGTATCTCGCGACAGCCTGAAGTCCCACGAAAACTTCAAGACCAAGCAAGCCTTTACGTTCGAGCTGATCAGCGACAAAGAAGAAGCGCTTTGCCAACTGTTTGATGTGATCAAGCTGAAAAAGCTCTATGGCAAGGAATACATGGGCGTGGATCGCAGCACGTTCCTGATCGACAAGGATGGCGTGCTACGTCAGGAATGGCGCGGCGTGAAGGTGCCCGGGCATGTTGATGCTGTATTGGCTGCAGCTCAGGCATTGAATAAAGCCTGA
- a CDS encoding AI-2E family transporter, whose translation MFKVFRDWIQRYFSDEEAVVLAVLLFLAFTAVLTLGGMLAPVLAGMVLAYLMQGLVVSLERLRVPGGVAVGLVFALFMGLLLVFIVVVVPLLWHQLITLFNELPGMLAKWQSLLLLLPERYPHLVSDEQVLRAIEVARGEIGKFGQWALTFSLSSLPLLVNIMIYLVLVPILVFFFLKDRAMIGEWVRGYLPRERALITRVAHDMNRQIANYIRGKVIEIFICGGVTYLAFVVLELNYAALLALLVGVSVVVPYVGAVVVTVPVFLIALFQWGWSDQFIYLMAVYGIIQTLDGNVLVPLLFSEAVNMHPVAIICAVLLFGGLWGFWGVFFAIPLATLFKAVLDAWPRKEPVVAPLL comes from the coding sequence ATGTTCAAAGTGTTTCGCGACTGGATCCAGCGCTATTTCTCCGATGAAGAAGCGGTGGTGTTGGCCGTCCTGCTCTTTCTGGCGTTCACCGCTGTGCTCACGTTGGGCGGTATGCTCGCGCCGGTCCTGGCCGGGATGGTGCTGGCGTATCTGATGCAGGGACTGGTGGTGTCACTTGAGCGCCTGCGTGTTCCCGGAGGCGTGGCGGTGGGGCTGGTTTTTGCTTTGTTCATGGGGTTGTTGCTGGTATTCATCGTGGTGGTCGTACCGTTGCTGTGGCATCAGTTGATCACACTGTTCAATGAGCTTCCGGGCATGCTCGCCAAGTGGCAGTCGCTTTTGTTGCTCTTGCCCGAACGTTACCCACATCTGGTGTCCGACGAGCAGGTGCTGCGGGCCATCGAAGTGGCGCGGGGGGAAATCGGCAAGTTCGGTCAGTGGGCGCTGACCTTTTCGCTGTCGAGCCTGCCTCTGCTGGTGAATATCATGATCTATCTGGTGCTGGTGCCGATTCTGGTGTTCTTTTTCCTCAAGGACCGCGCAATGATCGGTGAATGGGTACGCGGATATCTGCCGCGTGAACGGGCATTGATCACTCGGGTCGCACATGACATGAACCGGCAGATCGCCAATTACATTCGCGGCAAGGTCATCGAGATTTTCATTTGCGGCGGTGTGACCTACCTCGCTTTCGTCGTGCTGGAGCTCAACTATGCGGCGCTGCTGGCGTTGCTGGTGGGGGTTTCGGTAGTGGTGCCGTATGTCGGCGCTGTTGTAGTGACGGTCCCGGTGTTTTTGATTGCGCTGTTCCAGTGGGGGTGGAGCGATCAATTCATATACTTGATGGCAGTGTACGGAATCATTCAGACGCTGGATGGCAACGTACTGGTTCCGTTATTGTTTTCGGAAGCCGTCAACATGCATCCGGTCGCGATCATCTGTGCGGTCTTGTTGTTTGGCGGGTTGTGGGGCTTCTGGGGGGTGTTCTTTGCGATTCCCCTGGCGACACTGTTCAAAGCCGTACTGGATGCCTGGCCGCGTAAAGAGCCTGTGGTGGCGCCGCTGCTTTAG
- a CDS encoding sulfurtransferase TusA family protein, giving the protein MIDAVEHDVELDASGLNCPLPLLKAKMELNRMASGAVLKVIATDAGSQRDFRTFARLAGHTLLREEDEAGVYRYWLKKA; this is encoded by the coding sequence ATGATCGACGCTGTAGAGCATGACGTTGAGCTGGACGCCAGCGGCCTGAATTGCCCTTTGCCTTTGCTCAAGGCCAAGATGGAACTCAATCGGATGGCCAGCGGCGCGGTGCTCAAGGTGATTGCCACCGATGCGGGTTCGCAACGCGACTTTCGCACCTTTGCCCGATTGGCCGGTCATACGCTGCTTCGTGAAGAAGATGAGGCGGGTGTTTACCGCTATTGGTTGAAAAAAGCCTGA